From [Clostridium] symbiosum, a single genomic window includes:
- a CDS encoding MerR family transcriptional regulator — protein MEKLLSIGEVSRLLDIPESTLRFWQDKGIFSVEKADNNYRQYTVKDLTNIAEIAFYRNLGMPVRQMGRFNQFGLEDYDKVLSSVRETLEEKIRMYTAMYESACLKSEHIKSIHDLKTVDYTYESVPFDTVVRFEYSDRNKLIRYTRNPSLYVRCMDSHDPDHDKNDIRGIIVSEAEEDDELVWQKEKDGRFAVFLIEEIASENYRNNISEKLEILQQKHNTGILLANFLLSETIGKKRIDYLKAYVELLD, from the coding sequence ATGGAAAAACTTCTCTCCATCGGCGAAGTCTCACGCCTCCTGGACATCCCGGAATCCACCCTGCGCTTCTGGCAGGACAAGGGGATTTTCAGCGTTGAGAAAGCCGACAATAATTACAGGCAGTACACGGTCAAGGATTTGACGAATATCGCGGAGATCGCATTTTACAGGAATCTTGGAATGCCGGTACGGCAGATGGGGCGGTTTAATCAGTTTGGCCTCGAAGATTATGATAAGGTCCTCTCCTCCGTCAGGGAAACCCTGGAGGAAAAGATTAGAATGTATACGGCAATGTATGAATCCGCCTGCTTAAAAAGTGAACATATTAAAAGCATCCACGATTTAAAAACAGTGGATTACACGTACGAGAGCGTTCCCTTTGACACGGTTGTCCGATTTGAGTACAGTGACCGCAATAAATTAATACGGTATACCCGCAATCCTTCGCTCTATGTCCGCTGCATGGATTCCCATGACCCGGATCACGATAAAAATGATATCAGGGGAATTATTGTATCCGAAGCGGAGGAGGATGACGAGCTGGTCTGGCAAAAGGAAAAAGACGGCCGCTTTGCCGTCTTCCTGATAGAGGAAATTGCCTCTGAAAACTATAGAAACAACATTTCCGAAAAGCTTGAAATCCTTCAGCAGAAACATAACACAGGAATTCTTCTGGCCAATTTTCTCCTGAGTGAGACGATAGGGAAAAAACGAATTGACTATCTGAAGGCCTATGTGGAACTGCTGGACTGA
- a CDS encoding PucR family transcriptional regulator ligand-binding domain-containing protein encodes MGITVNDILKLEILKNAELACGAAGLNREVMRVNFTDSPLDPEDPGYALVSQGDLYIHSFYTDGNYEEQIYNIIRFYIQTGSSCCIGVRYRVRELPERVIRLANQNRYPIIMIDNDIPYGRLIKDISELILTEQLDLHSENKLNRLLYDNLSAAECSELIQYLVPELPPGYRCLYVTFPSLAPMRFRLLKNDLDTQYGLPFLRYQKGGFVIMKTENAAGSPPSADSLLRLFSRYGDGFFVGISGRFEDAGGFVRALKEACSAHEISRITENRITWNDDVSVYNLLLPMRNHDSLRIFCRETLGPLRDYEARHGIELVKTVSTFLETNGNIKKTAERLNTHENTVRFRITKARTILGLLEEPYVFIERVSLALKAEKLL; translated from the coding sequence ATGGGAATAACGGTAAATGATATCTTGAAGCTTGAGATTTTAAAGAATGCGGAACTGGCATGCGGCGCGGCAGGGCTGAACCGGGAGGTTATGCGCGTCAATTTCACCGACTCCCCGCTGGATCCGGAGGACCCCGGTTATGCCCTGGTATCCCAGGGGGATTTGTATATCCACAGTTTTTATACAGACGGAAATTATGAAGAACAGATTTATAATATCATCCGATTTTATATCCAGACCGGAAGTTCCTGCTGCATCGGCGTGCGTTACCGCGTCCGGGAGCTGCCGGAGCGGGTTATCCGCCTCGCCAATCAAAACCGCTATCCCATCATCATGATTGACAACGATATTCCCTACGGCAGGCTGATTAAGGATATTTCCGAACTAATCCTGACCGAACAGCTGGACCTCCATTCCGAGAACAAGCTCAACCGCCTTCTTTACGACAACCTCTCGGCCGCGGAATGCAGCGAGCTGATCCAGTATCTGGTCCCGGAACTGCCGCCCGGATACCGGTGCCTTTACGTCACCTTTCCGTCGCTGGCCCCCATGCGGTTCCGTCTGCTGAAAAATGACCTGGATACCCAATACGGCCTTCCTTTCCTGCGCTACCAGAAAGGCGGTTTTGTGATCATGAAAACAGAAAACGCTGCCGGCAGCCCACCTTCCGCGGACTCCCTCCTCCGGCTCTTTTCCCGGTACGGCGATGGCTTCTTTGTTGGAATAAGCGGCCGTTTTGAGGACGCGGGCGGCTTTGTCCGGGCGCTGAAAGAGGCCTGTTCCGCCCACGAAATCAGCCGGATTACGGAAAACCGGATTACATGGAACGACGATGTCTCGGTTTATAACCTGCTCCTGCCCATGAGAAACCACGACTCCCTCCGCATTTTCTGCCGGGAAACCCTGGGGCCTCTCAGGGACTATGAAGCCAGGCACGGCATTGAGCTTGTAAAGACCGTCTCCACATTTCTTGAAACAAACGGCAATATCAAAAAGACGGCCGAACGGTTAAACACCCACGAAAACACGGTGCGTTTCCGCATAACAAAAGCCCGGACAATTCTCGGGCTTCTGGAAGAACCTTATGTATTTATCGAACGCGTCTCACTGGCGCTGAAAGCGGAAAAACTTTTATAA
- a CDS encoding YfcC family protein, translated as MSETTEKKKWFERVKMPHTYVILITILVIMTILTHIIPAGQYQRVEDPVSGKMIVVPGSFEFVDIKAPGFFDIFLSLQRGYVDAANIMFLIIFAYGFVYMLVKNGTMDAALGTLVRLVGKKVQLMIPITMIVLGALSSTLGIFEEVYGLFPVFVGISVALGYDIVVGGAIVCLGVIIGYASGTFNPYTIGIAQDVAGVEMFSGLGLRVVILVVFELAAILYIMNYARKVKADPTKSIMYGVESEFVQRKSLDELTGAKMNTRQKICLLIFFATLGSLLYGTTQLGWYIDEIAAMFLMMMIFAGIASGYSATDICKTFIESTKAMVSSMLIVGFTRGILLVMKDGMISDTIVYYLVSLLSGASKYVSAYGMLFLQNIIKFFITGSSSQATITMPIMAPTAELIGLSKQIAVLAYQFGNGFADMFWPTSCALYCGLMGVPLNKWYKFITPFFGIVLILEVIFMTVAVAIGYC; from the coding sequence ATGAGTGAAACAACAGAAAAGAAGAAGTGGTTTGAACGGGTGAAGATGCCCCACACGTATGTTATACTGATAACGATACTTGTGATTATGACAATTCTCACCCATATCATTCCGGCCGGGCAGTATCAGAGGGTGGAGGATCCGGTCAGCGGGAAGATGATTGTAGTGCCGGGAAGTTTTGAGTTTGTGGATATTAAGGCCCCTGGATTCTTTGATATCTTCCTGTCCCTGCAGCGCGGTTATGTGGACGCTGCCAACATTATGTTCTTAATTATCTTTGCGTATGGCTTTGTGTATATGCTGGTTAAGAACGGAACCATGGATGCGGCCCTGGGCACGCTGGTGCGCCTTGTGGGCAAGAAGGTCCAGCTTATGATTCCGATTACGATGATTGTGCTCGGAGCATTAAGTTCGACGCTCGGTATCTTTGAGGAGGTATACGGACTGTTCCCGGTGTTTGTGGGAATTTCGGTGGCGCTGGGATATGATATTGTCGTTGGCGGAGCGATCGTGTGTCTGGGTGTTATCATCGGATATGCATCCGGTACGTTTAACCCGTATACGATCGGTATTGCCCAGGACGTTGCCGGTGTGGAGATGTTCTCGGGACTGGGGCTGCGCGTCGTAATCCTGGTTGTGTTTGAGCTGGCGGCGATTCTGTACATTATGAATTATGCACGTAAGGTGAAAGCGGATCCGACCAAATCCATCATGTATGGTGTGGAGAGTGAATTTGTCCAGAGAAAGAGCCTGGATGAACTGACAGGGGCAAAGATGAACACGAGACAGAAAATCTGTCTGCTCATTTTCTTTGCGACACTGGGCAGCCTTCTTTACGGTACGACACAGCTCGGCTGGTATATCGATGAGATTGCGGCCATGTTCCTGATGATGATGATCTTTGCGGGAATTGCGAGCGGGTATTCGGCAACCGATATCTGCAAGACATTTATCGAGTCCACGAAGGCCATGGTTTCTTCCATGCTGATCGTCGGATTTACAAGAGGCATCCTGCTTGTCATGAAGGACGGCATGATTTCCGATACAATTGTTTATTATCTGGTATCCTTACTCTCCGGTGCGAGCAAGTATGTATCCGCCTACGGTATGCTTTTCCTTCAGAATATCATCAAGTTCTTTATCACGGGTTCATCCAGCCAGGCTACCATCACGATGCCGATTATGGCTCCTACGGCCGAGCTGATTGGCCTGAGCAAACAGATTGCGGTTCTGGCTTACCAGTTCGGCAACGGTTTTGCCGATATGTTCTGGCCGACATCCTGTGCCCTTTACTGCGGTCTTATGGGTGTTCCACTTAATAAATGGTATAAGTTCATCACGCCGTTCTTTGGAATCGTGCTGATACTGGAAGTTATTTTTATGACGGTTGCAGTTGCCATTGGTTATTGTTAA
- the pepD gene encoding beta-Ala-His dipeptidase, with product MGGRKNQEDAERVLACFREIAEIPRPSYEEEKIADYLEAQGRRLGLGVFRDGHNNVILRQEKKETGCPSVILQAHTDMVWETENTQTAGEKIPHGIHEEGGYIKASGTTLGADNGIGVALILALLNKGGDYPPLEAVFTSNEEETMGGAEALNGEVLSGEWLINLDSEKEGVFTIGAAGGISVLLEFPVMEEKAGKREAVTVAVRGGKGGHSGLEIGERRENAICLLVRFLRSLDEAVWELSALEGGSRSNAIPSEASAVILAENAAFIEKQAALFMEQRCNEWSDEEKELILTVEKNGDVKEGNVYAPSCREELLFLMENLPHGVKSRTEEFICSSVNLASVRESSGQKRMLTIELSLRSSYESWYRDEAERICRLGNRFGAGTVIKDEYPAWSYKKESKLTEVLREAYSERFGREPVLENVHAGVECGIIMKNCPSVKEAVSIGPTITGAHTVNEAVEAASVGKVFRLLDAALTKINQMEPDREEDGNER from the coding sequence ATGGGAGGAAGAAAGAATCAAGAAGATGCAGAACGTGTCCTTGCCTGTTTCAGGGAGATAGCGGAAATTCCAAGGCCGTCCTATGAAGAAGAGAAGATTGCCGATTACCTGGAAGCGCAGGGGAGGAGACTGGGGCTTGGCGTATTCCGGGACGGACACAATAATGTGATACTGAGACAGGAGAAAAAAGAAACCGGCTGTCCTTCCGTCATTTTGCAGGCCCATACGGATATGGTCTGGGAAACGGAAAACACGCAGACGGCGGGAGAAAAGATTCCGCACGGGATTCACGAGGAGGGCGGCTATATAAAGGCATCGGGAACGACGCTGGGAGCCGACAACGGAATCGGAGTGGCGCTGATTCTTGCACTGTTAAATAAGGGAGGTGATTATCCTCCCCTGGAAGCTGTTTTTACATCCAACGAGGAAGAGACGATGGGAGGCGCCGAGGCGCTGAACGGTGAGGTTCTGAGCGGAGAATGGCTGATTAACCTGGACAGTGAGAAGGAGGGTGTTTTTACAATCGGAGCGGCGGGTGGAATCTCCGTCCTGCTCGAATTTCCCGTGATGGAAGAAAAGGCAGGGAAAAGAGAAGCCGTAACAGTCGCCGTCCGGGGCGGTAAGGGCGGCCATTCCGGCCTGGAAATTGGGGAGAGGAGGGAAAACGCCATCTGCCTGCTCGTCCGGTTTCTCCGATCACTGGATGAAGCCGTGTGGGAACTTTCCGCCCTGGAAGGCGGCAGCCGTTCCAATGCGATTCCTTCGGAGGCTTCAGCGGTGATTCTGGCTGAAAATGCCGCTTTCATAGAAAAACAGGCCGCCCTTTTTATGGAGCAGCGCTGTAATGAATGGAGCGATGAGGAAAAAGAACTCATTCTGACCGTGGAAAAGAATGGGGATGTGAAAGAGGGAAACGTATATGCTCCTTCGTGCAGGGAAGAGCTTCTTTTCCTGATGGAAAATCTGCCCCACGGGGTGAAAAGCAGGACGGAGGAGTTCATCTGTTCCTCCGTGAATCTGGCCTCCGTAAGGGAGAGCAGCGGACAAAAGAGGATGCTGACGATAGAACTCAGCCTTCGATCCTCCTATGAGTCCTGGTACAGGGACGAGGCAGAACGCATCTGCCGGCTGGGAAACCGCTTTGGAGCAGGGACTGTAATCAAAGATGAATATCCTGCCTGGTCTTATAAAAAGGAGTCAAAGCTTACGGAAGTTCTCCGTGAGGCCTACTCGGAACGTTTTGGCCGTGAGCCGGTTCTGGAAAATGTCCACGCGGGGGTGGAGTGTGGTATAATCATGAAAAACTGCCCATCCGTGAAAGAAGCGGTTTCCATCGGCCCGACGATTACTGGGGCGCACACGGTAAACGAGGCAGTGGAGGCGGCCTCTGTGGGAAAGGTATTCAGACTTTTGGATGCAGCCCTTACAAAAATAAATCAAATGGAGCCGGACAGGGAGGAAGACGGAAATGAACGGTAA
- a CDS encoding amidohydrolase family protein — translation MIIKNGQVLLFEEGGFVKRDILVKDGKIVKIAESIAEAEAVEDGGEVIDAGGRFITPGMIDAHSHICISEEGMGAIADDCNDYSEAVMPYLETIDGINPFDLAVDTAVRAGVTCACVCPGSDSVVGGICSAIQLKGNVAEDMVLQRKAAVKCSFGENPKRAGYGFKTRMGNAYLLRKCIEDAIDYKHRKEEAEKAGNYFRTDIGMENMLLLLDKKIPLHAHVHRADDVCTAIRIAKEYDLKLVIVHCTDGISIVDYLAKHDYPVILGPTMYPRSKLESMSRSFETAGVLSKAGIKICITADHDVTPIYYLSVYAAQSVRAGLDELEGLKAVTKNPAEVLGIDDRKGELAVGRDADIVIWSKHPFDYDTKVEKVYMEGRDMTE, via the coding sequence ATGATTATTAAAAACGGACAGGTTCTGCTTTTTGAAGAGGGCGGATTTGTAAAAAGAGATATCCTTGTGAAAGACGGAAAGATTGTTAAAATAGCGGAATCGATCGCGGAAGCGGAGGCCGTGGAAGACGGCGGGGAAGTAATTGACGCCGGGGGCAGGTTCATCACCCCAGGAATGATTGACGCCCACAGCCATATCTGCATCAGCGAGGAGGGGATGGGAGCCATCGCCGATGACTGCAACGATTACAGCGAAGCCGTAATGCCTTATCTGGAGACCATTGACGGCATTAACCCCTTTGATCTGGCGGTGGATACGGCGGTGAGGGCCGGTGTGACCTGCGCCTGTGTCTGCCCGGGAAGCGACAGCGTGGTGGGCGGCATATGCAGCGCCATCCAGCTTAAGGGAAATGTGGCGGAAGACATGGTGCTGCAGAGAAAAGCGGCCGTTAAGTGCAGCTTCGGCGAAAATCCCAAGAGGGCCGGATACGGCTTTAAGACCAGGATGGGCAATGCCTACCTGCTGAGAAAATGTATTGAGGATGCCATTGATTACAAGCACAGAAAGGAAGAGGCGGAAAAAGCGGGAAATTATTTCAGGACCGACATCGGAATGGAAAATATGCTTTTGCTTCTGGATAAGAAGATACCCCTCCATGCCCATGTACACAGGGCCGACGATGTATGCACGGCAATCAGGATTGCAAAGGAATATGATTTAAAACTGGTTATTGTCCACTGCACGGACGGAATTTCCATCGTGGATTACCTTGCAAAACATGATTATCCGGTTATTCTCGGACCGACGATGTATCCACGTTCCAAACTTGAGAGCATGAGCCGCAGCTTTGAGACGGCGGGAGTGTTAAGCAAGGCGGGAATTAAGATCTGCATCACGGCGGATCATGACGTGACGCCGATTTATTACCTTTCCGTGTATGCCGCACAGTCGGTGCGCGCCGGACTCGACGAGCTGGAAGGATTAAAGGCCGTTACAAAAAATCCTGCGGAGGTCCTGGGAATCGACGACAGAAAGGGAGAACTGGCCGTGGGGCGTGACGCCGATATTGTGATCTGGTCGAAACATCCGTTTGATTATGATACAAAGGTGGAAAAAGTCTACATGGAAGGCCGGGATATGACGGAATAG
- a CDS encoding AbgT family transporter, which produces MGKIKNKVQNIKMPHTYVILTVILLAVVALTYLVPAGEYDRILDPVSNKMIVIPESFHFTEGVRPGFFDVFLALQRGYVSAANILFLIIFAYGYVYVLIDNGTLNSLINCMLSSMGRRTYLIIPVSMFAFGVLGSTMGIFEELYGMVPVFVGIAVALGYDVIVGGAIVFVGVATGFAAATTNPFSIGIAQSIAGVPMFSGLAYHAVIFLVFQTVAIIYVMWYAKRVKANPEKSVLFGEKLETLPVHKVTEEKMTLRQKLCLGLFVFTIGFLLYGTMKLGWYIDEIAAMFLMMMIITGVVGGYGATKICKTFITSTQSMVSSMLVVGFTRGILLTMQDAMISDTVVYYLSQMLNGCSQYISAVGMLIIQNVINFFITGSSSQATITMPIMAPVADIVGLSRQTAVLAYCFGDGFSDMFWPTACALECGLMGVPLNKWYKFMTPLFCIMMALQVIFMLISVALSV; this is translated from the coding sequence ATGGGAAAAATAAAAAATAAAGTACAGAATATCAAGATGCCGCACACCTATGTAATTCTTACGGTTATTCTTCTGGCTGTGGTGGCTCTCACCTATCTGGTCCCTGCGGGGGAGTATGACAGGATTCTCGATCCTGTGAGCAATAAAATGATTGTCATTCCGGAGTCCTTTCATTTTACCGAGGGAGTGAGGCCGGGATTTTTCGATGTATTCCTGGCTCTTCAGAGAGGATATGTCAGCGCCGCGAATATCCTTTTTCTGATTATCTTTGCCTACGGTTATGTCTATGTGCTGATTGACAACGGGACGCTTAACAGCCTGATTAACTGTATGCTTTCTTCCATGGGCAGAAGGACTTACCTGATTATCCCGGTGAGTATGTTTGCCTTCGGCGTGCTCGGCTCCACAATGGGAATCTTTGAGGAACTGTATGGAATGGTTCCCGTTTTCGTCGGAATTGCGGTGGCTCTTGGATACGATGTGATCGTGGGAGGAGCCATCGTATTTGTCGGCGTGGCCACCGGGTTTGCGGCCGCGACAACGAATCCGTTTTCCATCGGTATCGCCCAGAGCATTGCCGGTGTGCCGATGTTCTCCGGGCTGGCCTACCACGCCGTCATTTTCCTGGTTTTTCAGACGGTGGCAATTATCTATGTTATGTGGTACGCAAAGAGGGTAAAGGCAAATCCGGAAAAATCGGTGCTGTTTGGTGAAAAACTGGAAACGCTGCCGGTCCATAAGGTGACGGAGGAAAAGATGACCTTAAGGCAGAAACTCTGCCTTGGGCTTTTTGTGTTTACGATAGGATTTCTGCTCTATGGTACCATGAAGCTGGGATGGTATATTGATGAGATAGCGGCGATGTTTCTGATGATGATGATTATCACCGGTGTTGTGGGCGGGTACGGCGCGACAAAGATCTGTAAGACTTTTATTACATCCACGCAGAGTATGGTGTCGTCCATGCTGGTCGTGGGCTTTACCCGCGGCATTCTTCTGACCATGCAGGACGCGATGATATCCGACACGGTAGTTTACTACCTGTCCCAGATGTTGAACGGCTGCAGCCAGTACATTTCCGCAGTCGGCATGCTGATCATCCAGAACGTGATCAATTTCTTCATTACGGGCTCTTCCAGCCAGGCTACCATTACGATGCCGATTATGGCTCCGGTTGCCGATATCGTGGGACTGAGCCGTCAGACGGCCGTTCTGGCCTACTGCTTTGGGGACGGATTCTCGGATATGTTCTGGCCCACGGCCTGTGCGCTGGAATGCGGTCTCATGGGTGTGCCGCTCAATAAATGGTATAAATTTATGACGCCTCTGTTCTGCATCATGATGGCGCTGCAGGTGATATTTATGCTGATATCCGTGGCGCTGTCCGTGTAG
- a CDS encoding cytosine permease, with the protein MEKRPETGNSLEEKYNDYEKTPVPAEARKTWLEQGMVWLGEGFGLSGLAVGGVLADGLPFREMCIVCVAGAFIVFLLATTCALVSAHTHLATSFNCRRAFGVGGAKLIGVIFCFCNFGWYAFQADLFGNTISSVVEQLGGPEIAPVLFTVLGGLAMSTTAIFGFKAIKRLSEIGLPLLFILCIAAVLKTGRLIPFEEIVSAGPVGNRISISAGISIVVGSFAVGIAMMGDFSRFCKSGKDCAIGISLGYFWGYIPVMMCGAFFTYAFRNWNVVEVMIVSLGMGVFGAVVLVLGQWTTNDNNLYGSVLGLMNTLDGVSRIPRMRLTLILGAVSTAIAALGVYRYFVDFLSVLGVFITPITGILIADFYICNRKSYDEEIGSVKYAVKWDALAAWAAASAVGLAMTERPVGLGLYSRLGDVVPVPVVCIAVAMLIYTAAQSYGSKLKCGAAECKKEGEE; encoded by the coding sequence ATGGAGAAAAGGCCGGAAACAGGGAATTCCCTGGAGGAAAAATATAATGATTATGAGAAGACGCCGGTTCCCGCTGAAGCCAGAAAAACATGGCTGGAACAGGGAATGGTGTGGCTGGGGGAAGGTTTTGGCCTGAGCGGCCTGGCCGTCGGAGGCGTGCTGGCCGACGGCCTGCCTTTCCGGGAAATGTGCATCGTTTGTGTTGCTGGAGCGTTTATTGTGTTTCTTCTTGCCACCACCTGCGCACTGGTGAGCGCCCACACCCATCTGGCCACTTCATTTAACTGCCGGAGGGCTTTTGGAGTCGGAGGCGCCAAACTGATTGGCGTGATCTTCTGTTTCTGCAATTTCGGCTGGTATGCATTTCAGGCGGATTTATTCGGAAATACGATATCCTCGGTGGTGGAACAGCTGGGAGGGCCGGAGATTGCCCCGGTACTGTTTACCGTGCTCGGAGGCCTGGCCATGTCGACGACCGCCATCTTCGGTTTTAAGGCCATCAAACGACTGAGTGAAATCGGCCTTCCTCTCCTGTTCATCCTCTGCATTGCGGCCGTCCTTAAGACGGGGCGGCTGATACCGTTTGAAGAGATTGTGAGCGCCGGGCCGGTTGGAAACCGGATCAGCATTTCCGCGGGGATCTCGATTGTGGTTGGCTCTTTTGCCGTCGGCATTGCCATGATGGGAGATTTCAGCCGTTTCTGCAAATCGGGGAAAGACTGTGCCATTGGAATCAGCCTTGGCTATTTCTGGGGATATATCCCGGTCATGATGTGCGGAGCCTTTTTTACCTACGCATTCCGGAACTGGAATGTGGTGGAGGTCATGATCGTGTCCCTCGGCATGGGCGTGTTTGGGGCCGTGGTGCTGGTGCTCGGCCAGTGGACGACCAATGACAATAATCTCTATGGGAGCGTCCTTGGGCTGATGAACACACTGGACGGGGTATCGCGTATCCCGAGGATGAGGCTGACCCTGATTCTGGGAGCGGTCAGCACGGCCATTGCGGCGCTTGGCGTATACCGGTATTTTGTGGATTTCTTATCAGTACTCGGCGTATTCATCACTCCCATCACGGGGATACTGATCGCCGATTTCTATATCTGCAACAGGAAAAGTTATGATGAAGAGATAGGTTCTGTGAAATATGCCGTTAAATGGGATGCCCTGGCCGCCTGGGCCGCCGCTTCGGCCGTGGGGCTTGCAATGACGGAACGGCCGGTGGGACTGGGCCTTTATTCCAGACTTGGGGATGTGGTCCCGGTGCCCGTCGTGTGCATTGCCGTCGCCATGCTTATCTATACTGCGGCCCAGAGTTACGGCTCAAAACTAAAATGCGGTGCGGCAGAATGTAAAAAAGAAGGAGAAGAGTGA
- a CDS encoding DUF917 domain-containing protein yields the protein MRKLGLQELKDIMTGCAIMGTGGGGSLAEGMGAVEREWNRGHEFKLLEFDEIEDESYYASPYYCGCMVPEEQEAEEDLFDGSDIALSVEALENYMETSFHGLVSIEYGAGNTGEVMAMAAKTGKFIVDADAAGRAVPELQFSTYYVTGQPITPLAVGTIYGDVAIIPVVREDARAEALTRFMAVATNGAVGMTDHPMKGRELRKSVIPGALSKACLVGQARRLAEERGEDPIEAVLKAAGGRLLFTGRASAQTDWENRDGFTYGNIWLDGTGVDAGSSARVWYKNENMMMWVDGKLRLTCPDLICVLEQKTGMPVTNPNCKEGMELCVLGFPCHELWRTERALEILNPRFFGFDEDCVFLER from the coding sequence ATGAGGAAACTGGGGTTACAGGAATTGAAGGATATTATGACGGGATGCGCGATTATGGGAACGGGCGGGGGCGGCTCCCTGGCGGAAGGCATGGGCGCGGTGGAGCGTGAATGGAACAGGGGCCATGAGTTCAAGCTGCTGGAGTTCGATGAAATAGAGGACGAATCATATTATGCAAGTCCGTATTACTGCGGCTGCATGGTACCGGAGGAACAGGAGGCGGAGGAAGACCTGTTTGACGGAAGTGATATCGCCCTTTCCGTGGAAGCGCTTGAAAACTATATGGAAACGAGTTTCCATGGCCTTGTATCCATCGAATACGGGGCGGGGAATACGGGTGAGGTCATGGCGATGGCCGCGAAGACAGGCAAGTTCATCGTGGATGCCGATGCGGCGGGCAGAGCGGTGCCGGAACTGCAGTTTTCGACCTACTATGTGACGGGACAGCCCATCACACCCCTGGCGGTGGGGACAATTTACGGCGACGTAGCAATCATTCCCGTTGTGCGTGAGGATGCCAGGGCGGAAGCCCTCACCCGCTTTATGGCGGTGGCGACAAACGGGGCGGTCGGCATGACGGATCATCCGATGAAGGGAAGGGAGCTTCGAAAATCGGTAATCCCGGGGGCCCTGTCAAAAGCCTGTCTGGTCGGCCAGGCGAGAAGGCTGGCGGAGGAGAGAGGGGAAGATCCGATCGAAGCCGTCCTGAAGGCAGCCGGCGGCAGACTTTTATTTACCGGGCGCGCCTCCGCTCAGACGGACTGGGAGAACCGGGACGGTTTTACTTACGGCAATATCTGGCTGGACGGAACCGGGGTCGATGCGGGAAGCAGCGCCAGAGTCTGGTATAAGAATGAAAACATGATGATGTGGGTGGACGGGAAACTGCGCCTGACCTGCCCGGATCTCATCTGTGTGCTGGAGCAGAAGACGGGGATGCCCGTCACAAACCCCAACTGCAAGGAGGGAATGGAGCTATGCGTCCTGGGATTCCCCTGCCATGAGCTCTGGAGAACGGAGAGGGCGCTGGAAATCCTGAATCCGAGGTTCTTTGGATTTGACGAGGACTGTGTATTCCTGGAGCGGTAA